Proteins co-encoded in one Cyprinus carpio isolate SPL01 chromosome B5, ASM1834038v1, whole genome shotgun sequence genomic window:
- the rhbdd3 gene encoding rhomboid domain-containing protein 3 yields MLDHLFSAWMWFGSNRPGYCSGTFLILLLILSTWLCGIHASLSLGPGGDFPGFYDFIFYAFSNEELTSFLYNITLLLWLGPCQERRWGTFVFLALSFISTVLLPPIYALFLFVTGDEASRVSGYSATHLALLTAQCRQVKQKRVLRFVPVWSLPWLFLILDLFLLPSAPGLLHFYAICLGLSYNNEFIEILEQIEKLGACACLPKWAYIPVTSHPHLPVYHNTSIRPEPSTSRSQLEDHSAWQHSVSEWRQEPLMGTDSQLLEEEMLRAGILASLHDVPEGLVDKVEVPKSSVSSIRLQQLEKMGFPTEKAVVALAATGQLDGAISLLIDDQIGEEAVVISKGKKSSSAS; encoded by the exons atgcTTGATCATCTCTTTTCGGCATGGATGTGGTTTGGATCAAACCGTCCAGGTTATTGTAGTGGAACATTTTTAATACTCCTATTAATTTTGTCGACTTGGCTCTGTGGTATTCACGCCAGTCTAAGTTTAGGACCAGGCGGGGATTTTCCTGGATTTTATG ATTTCATCTTCTACGCCTTCAGTAATGAGGAGTTAACTTCATTTCTCTACAACATCACTCTGCTGCTGTGGCTCGGGCCCTGTCAGGAGAGAAGATGGGGCACTTTTGTCTTCCTAGCCCTCTCCTTCATCTCTACTGTGCTCCTTCCTCCTATTTATGCCCTCTTCCTCTTTGTTACCGGGGATGAAGCCAGCAGGGTCAGTGGTTACTCAGCCACCCACCTTGCCCTGCTCACAGCTCAGTGTCGGCAGGTGAAGCAGAAGAGAGTCTTGCGCTTTGTTCCTGTCTGGTCCTTGCCTTGGCTTTTCTTGATCCTCGACCTCTTCCTGCTTCCCAGTGCTCCTGGCCTGCTGCACTTTTATGCCATTTGCCTGGGTCTCAGCT ACAATAATGAGTTTATTGAAATACTGGAGCAGATAGAGAAACTGGGTGCTTGTGCCTGCTTGCCAAAATGGGCTTACATCCCTGTTACCTCTCATCCACACCTGCCTGTTTACCACAACACCTCAATAAG ACCAGAGCCATCAACCAGTAGATCCCAGTTGGAAGATCATTCTGCATGGCAGCATTCTGTGTCTGAGTGGCGTCAGGAGCCTTTGATGGGAACCGATTCACAGCTGTTAGAGGAGGAGATGCTGAGAGCAGGGATACTAGCATCACTCCACGACGTGCCTGAAGGTCTTGTGGACAAAGTGGAAGTACCCAAGTCCTCAGTGTCCTCTATACG GCTGCAACAGCTAGAGAAGATGGGCTTCCCCACAGAGAAAGCTGTTGTGGCACTGGCCGCTACAGGGCAGCTGGATGGAGCAATCTCTCTGCTTATTGATGATCAGATTGGGGAGGAGGCTGTGGTCATCTCAAAAGGAAAGAAGTCATCATCAGCATCATAG